Sequence from the Candidatus Abyssobacteria bacterium SURF_5 genome:
GCTTCAATCAAGTACACGGTCGGCCTGCGTGTGGAACGGGACCACGAACTGAGAGGGCTTGATATTGGCGAGCACGGCATGGAGGCCTACAGCGGATTTCAGATATTTATCACCGAATGAACCGAATCATGTCCAAGGAGGTGGAGCATGAAACTCGTCATTGCATATATTCAGCCGCACAAACTGCCGGACGTAAAAAAAGCGCTTTCAGATGCCGACGTCTTCAAGATGTCGGTCACCAACGCCCTAGGCTGCGGCCAGCAGAAAGGATATCAGGAAACGTACCGCGGAGTTGGGATGGAGATAAATCTGCTGAAGAAAGTGAGACTCGAAATCGCGGTAAATGAGGATTTTGTGGAGCCGACGGTCAAAGCTATCATGGACGGAGCGCGAACAGGACATATCGGCGACGGGAAGATTTTTGTCCTCGATCTGGGCTCGTGCATTCGCATCAGGACGGGTGAATGGGGAAACGAGGCGATCGGGTGAGGCGTCTCTCACGTTGACATCCTTCTGCCTTTGTCGGTCATGGACGGAAAGCTGTCGGGCGGAAGTAGGATTCACAAAGGGGTGCCGGTAACTGACTGGCGGGGTGCGGAAGGGGGGACTTGAACCCCCACGGGATCTAATCCCACTGGACCCTGAATCCAGCGCGTCTGCCAATTCCACCACTTCCGCTTCGGGATTTCATCCTCATTGTAAA
This genomic interval carries:
- a CDS encoding P-II family nitrogen regulator — encoded protein: MKLVIAYIQPHKLPDVKKALSDADVFKMSVTNALGCGQQKGYQETYRGVGMEINLLKKVRLEIAVNEDFVEPTVKAIMDGARTGHIGDGKIFVLDLGSCIRIRTGEWGNEAIG